In Drosophila miranda strain MSH22 chromosome Y unlocalized genomic scaffold, D.miranda_PacBio2.1 Contig_Y3_pilon, whole genome shotgun sequence, a single window of DNA contains:
- the LOC117194695 gene encoding Golgi pH regulator-like, which yields MAFLGDCVIVFVSQMLFFAGGWMFFNKELFKHYEIRHISVQLIFSSTFALSVTMFELIIFEIIGVLESSSRYFHWRLGLTLLLFMVTAVIPIYICYSVIHSISFFSDKLVRILTTICWFVFLYGLWRIGEPFPLLSASHGIFTIEQGVSRISVIGVTVMAILSGFGAVNYPYTSMTYFIKPVSRNDIICFERRLALTVDMLTGKKRRIAMAAYNHNKQHNTKPRIWEMITSAVHRTNSGEDINQLKQEVYGLEELLRSVFLELNSLKNMEERQRWSETLKGKYFNVIGHFFSVYCVYKIFMCCINIIFDRVGRKDPVTRGLEIAIHWCGFDIDFAFWNQHISFWLVGCIVITSIRGLLLTLTKFFYRISSSKSSNIIVLILGQIMGMYFCSSVLLMRMNMPAEYRVIITEVLGNLHFNFYHRWFDVIFLVSALTTTVVLYLSRKPVPSDDSDLH from the coding sequence ATGGCATTCCTGGGCGACTGTGTGATTGTATTTGTGTCGCAGATGCTGTTTTTTGCCGGAGGATGGATGTTTTTCAACAAGGAACTCTTCAAGCACTATGAAATTCGCCACATATCCGTTCAGCTGATCTTCTCATCCACCTTCGCCCTGTCGGTGACCATGTTTGAGTTGATTATATTCGAGATCATCGGCGTTCTAGAGTCGAGTTCCCGGTACTTCCATTGGCGCTTGGGTCTCACGTTGCTACTGTTTATGGTGACGGCTGTGATACCGATCTATATCTGCTACTCTGTGATACACAGCATTTCCTTTTTTTCCGACAAATTGGTGAGAATATTGACGACAATCTGCTGGTTTGTCTTTCTCTATGGCCTCTGGCGTATTGGTGAACCATTTCCACTGCTTAGTGCATCCCACGGCATATTTACCATTGAGCAGGGCGTTTCCCGGATCAGTGTTATTGGTGTCACTGTAATGGCCATACTGTCTGGATTTGGTGCCGTGAACTATCCCTACACCAGCATGACCTACTTTATCAAGCCCGTTTCCCGTAATGACATCATCTGTTTCGAACGTCGATTGGCTTTGACGGTGGATATGCTGACGGGCAAGAAGCGACGCATTGCTATGGCTGCTTATAACCATAATAAACAGCATAACACAAAGCCCAGAATATGGGAAATGATAACGTCGGCAGTGCACCGCACAAACAGCGGCGAAGACATCAACCAACTAAAGCAAGAAGTCTACGGCTTGGAGGAGCTACTGCGCTCCGTCTTCCTGGAGTTGAATTCGCTGAAAAACATGGAAGAGCGTCAGCGTTGGTCGGAAACGCTGAAGGGAAAGTACTTTAATGTGATTGGACACTTTTTCAGTGTCTACTGCGTCTATAAGATATTTATGTGTTGCATCAATATCATATTCGACAGAGTGGGTCGCAAGGATCCCGTAACCCGTGGCCTGGAGATAGCCATCCATTGGTGCGGCTTTGACATAGACTTTGCCTTTTGGAACCAGCACATTTCGTTTTGGCTGGTTGGCTGCATCGTGATCACCTCCATACGGGGCCTGTTGCTAACCCTCACTAAGTTCTTTTATCGCATTTCATCGAGTAAGTCGAGCAACATCATCGTGCTGATCCTCGGGCAGATCATGGGCATGTATTTCTGCTCCTCGGTGCTGCTGATGCGCATGAATATGCCAGCCGAGTATCGGGTGATCATCACCGAGGTTCTCGGCAATCTACACTTTAACTTCTATCATCGTTGGTTCGATGTCATATTCCTGGTCAGCGCCCTGACTACCACCGTTGTGTTATATCTGTCTCGGAAGCCAGTTCCTTCGGATGACTCCGACTTACACTGA